The Tepidibacter aestuarii genome contains a region encoding:
- a CDS encoding 4Fe-4S dicluster domain-containing protein, which yields MSIRINRNKCISCSKCEKVCPGNLIQMNDKRKAEIKYKDQCWGCTACLKECGQKAIEFYLGEDIGGRGSYLTARVNETEVEWTITSPNDKKHVIVVNRKDANKY from the coding sequence ATGAGCATCAGAATTAATCGAAATAAATGTATTAGTTGTTCAAAGTGCGAAAAAGTGTGTCCGGGTAATTTGATTCAAATGAATGATAAGAGGAAAGCTGAAATCAAGTATAAAGACCAATGCTGGGGTTGCACAGCTTGTCTTAAGGAATGCGGCCAAAAGGCAATAGAATTTTATTTAGGTGAAGATATTGGTGGGCGAGGATCATATTTGACTGCTAGAGTTAATGAAACTGAAGTTGAATGGACAATAACCAGTCCTAATGATAAAAAACATGTAATAGTGGTGAATAGGAAAGATGCAAATAAGTATTAA
- a CDS encoding ABC transporter permease, giving the protein MKKTNFSSEYEAYLKSVKSNKRKIILYQILVLVLFVLIWEVAANLNFIDVFLTSKPSDIFKLFIKYSSNGEIFKHVGISVYETILGFILGTVGGIIIAIMLWRNENLAKILDPFLVVLNALPKTALAPILIIWAGAGITGIVVIVTISIVVTILSAYNYFITVEEEKIKMLKSFGATKYQILTKLILPSNIGNIINIVKINIGMSWVGVIVGEFLVSRYGIGYLIVYSGRVFKLDKT; this is encoded by the coding sequence ATGAAAAAGACAAACTTCTCTAGCGAATATGAAGCTTATTTAAAATCAGTTAAATCAAACAAAAGAAAAATTATACTCTATCAAATATTAGTACTTGTGCTATTTGTACTCATTTGGGAAGTAGCTGCTAATCTAAACTTTATAGATGTATTCTTAACTAGTAAGCCATCTGATATATTCAAGCTATTTATAAAATATTCTTCAAATGGAGAAATATTTAAACACGTAGGAATATCTGTTTATGAAACTATTTTAGGGTTTATTCTTGGAACTGTAGGTGGGATAATAATAGCTATAATGCTTTGGCGGAATGAAAACTTGGCTAAAATACTAGACCCATTCTTAGTTGTGTTAAATGCTCTCCCAAAGACGGCTCTTGCTCCTATACTTATAATATGGGCTGGAGCTGGAATTACTGGAATAGTAGTTATTGTTACCATATCAATAGTAGTTACAATACTTTCAGCCTATAACTACTTCATAACCGTTGAAGAAGAAAAAATTAAAATGCTAAAAAGCTTTGGTGCAACTAAATATCAAATACTCACAAAGCTTATTCTTCCTTCTAATATAGGTAATATTATAAATATAGTTAAGATCAATATTGGTATGTCATGGGTTGGAGTTATAGTTGGAGAGTTCTTGGTATCAAGATATGGAATAGGTTATTTGATCGTTTACAGTGGTCGAGTATTTAAGCTAGATAAAACTTAA
- the cysC gene encoding adenylyl-sulfate kinase: MNKAEKNIVWHSMNITRDDREKSLKQTGLLLWFTGLSGSGKSTIGSAVEQRLYDLGKATYLLDGDNVRHGLNKDLSFSEEDRKENIRRIGEVANLFVDSGLIIIGSFISPYIEGRDQIRKLLGNRFIEIYVDCSLETCEQRDPKGLYSKARNGEIKQFTGIDSEYEVPVNPEIVVKSDEMTVEECVDRIIKYIDGKVF; encoded by the coding sequence GTGAATAAAGCTGAAAAAAATATTGTTTGGCATTCTATGAATATAACCAGAGATGATCGTGAAAAATCCTTAAAACAGACAGGTCTGTTGTTATGGTTTACTGGTCTTTCTGGATCGGGTAAGTCCACTATAGGTTCTGCAGTAGAGCAAAGACTATATGATCTCGGGAAAGCCACATATCTCCTTGATGGTGACAATGTCAGGCATGGATTGAATAAGGATTTGAGTTTTTCGGAAGAAGACAGGAAAGAGAATATCAGACGGATTGGTGAAGTTGCCAACCTCTTTGTGGATTCCGGTTTGATAATCATAGGTTCATTCATCTCCCCATATATAGAGGGTAGAGATCAAATAAGAAAATTATTAGGAAATAGGTTTATAGAGATATATGTGGATTGCAGTTTGGAGACTTGCGAGCAACGAGATCCCAAAGGCTTATATTCGAAAGCCAGAAACGGTGAAATTAAGCAGTTTACGGGAATTGATTCAGAATATGAAGTTCCGGTTAATCCCGAAATAGTAGTTAAGTCAGATGAAATGACTGTAGAAGAGTGTGTTGATAGGATTATCAAGTATATTGACGGGAAAGTCTTTTAA
- a CDS encoding adenylyl-sulfate reductase subunit alpha: MNLQIKTLQTDVLIIGGGAAGCFNGIKLAENSSLQIIVADKSNIVRSGCLAAGVNALNAYIGKGETPESFLDYVREDSEKVIREDLVYSIAQRLNDVTKKIEALGLPILKDDNGDYVMRGKRSIKINGENIKPILAGALNQFDNIKVLNNLVIIDYLMKDNKVIGAYGLSLKDASVYFINSKMTVCATGGASGIYKPNNPGFSKHKMWYSPFNTGAGYAMGIRAGAEMTTFEMRFIALRCKDTIAPTGTIAQGVNVGQVDRNGNEYVPRYGKGTTPIRLLSTVKENRKGNGPCALNTKSITEVQEKELFKAYLNMAPSQTLKWFDLNESPSKYNVKIAGTEPYIVGGHTGSGYWVDKTRKATLRNLYAIGDVAGGSPKKYVTGCFAEAEIAAESILREIDVIELDKTADEIALELFESVKGRLEYDRDSYIKIQSLEKEMQSVMDEFAGGISTGYEYTLGNLHIAEERLMELMKEAVVMKASNLHELMFIYEIIDRLFVANVLLKHMEARKETRWRGYQENLDFSYKDDENWLKYVNSRYVNGNVEIILRNLVGKDDAYEHQN; encoded by the coding sequence ATGAATTTGCAGATAAAAACATTACAAACAGATGTACTGATAATAGGTGGCGGTGCTGCCGGGTGCTTCAATGGGATAAAGCTGGCCGAAAACAGTAGTCTGCAAATCATTGTGGCTGACAAGAGCAATATTGTTAGAAGCGGTTGCCTTGCAGCAGGAGTAAATGCTCTAAATGCTTATATAGGCAAAGGTGAGACACCTGAAAGTTTTTTGGACTATGTTAGGGAGGATTCGGAAAAAGTAATACGAGAAGACCTTGTTTATTCCATAGCGCAACGATTAAATGATGTTACTAAGAAGATTGAAGCCTTGGGACTGCCGATTTTAAAAGATGACAACGGCGATTATGTTATGCGGGGGAAGCGTAGCATCAAAATTAATGGGGAGAATATTAAACCCATTTTGGCGGGGGCTTTAAATCAATTTGATAACATCAAGGTTTTAAATAATCTGGTTATTATTGATTATTTGATGAAAGATAACAAGGTTATAGGTGCTTATGGATTATCACTAAAAGATGCTTCGGTATATTTCATAAATAGTAAAATGACTGTCTGTGCAACTGGAGGTGCATCGGGGATATATAAGCCCAATAATCCAGGATTTTCAAAGCATAAGATGTGGTACAGCCCTTTTAATACAGGGGCAGGGTACGCAATGGGTATTAGAGCTGGTGCAGAGATGACTACTTTTGAAATGCGGTTCATAGCATTGAGATGTAAAGACACAATTGCACCAACTGGGACCATAGCACAAGGCGTCAATGTAGGGCAAGTTGATAGAAATGGGAATGAATATGTACCTCGCTACGGCAAGGGGACAACTCCTATACGCTTATTGAGCACAGTGAAGGAAAATCGCAAGGGCAATGGACCTTGCGCCTTGAATACGAAAAGCATAACAGAAGTGCAGGAAAAGGAACTGTTTAAAGCCTATCTGAATATGGCACCATCTCAGACCCTTAAATGGTTTGATTTGAATGAGTCTCCTTCAAAGTATAATGTCAAGATAGCAGGAACCGAGCCATATATTGTTGGAGGTCATACCGGTAGCGGGTATTGGGTTGATAAGACCAGGAAGGCAACGTTAAGGAACCTATATGCTATCGGCGATGTTGCCGGAGGCAGTCCAAAGAAATATGTGACTGGGTGTTTTGCAGAAGCTGAGATAGCAGCAGAATCAATTTTGAGAGAAATCGACGTAATCGAGCTAGATAAAACAGCTGATGAAATTGCTTTAGAGTTATTTGAATCAGTAAAAGGTAGATTGGAGTATGATCGAGATTCCTATATAAAGATTCAGTCATTAGAGAAGGAAATGCAGAGTGTCATGGACGAATTTGCAGGGGGTATCTCTACAGGCTATGAATACACATTAGGAAACTTACATATAGCGGAAGAGCGGCTTATGGAATTGATGAAGGAGGCAGTAGTTATGAAAGCCTCTAACCTTCATGAACTGATGTTTATATATGAAATCATAGATCGTTTATTTGTTGCAAATGTATTGCTAAAGCATATGGAAGCCCGTAAGGAAACCCGATGGAGAGGGTATCAAGAAAATCTAGACTTTAGTTATAAGGATGATGAGAACTGGCTTAAATATGTTAACTCAAGATATGTTAATGGCAATGTTGAAATTATACTTAGGAATCTTGTAGGAAAGGATGATGCTTATGAGCATCAGAATTAA
- a CDS encoding peptide MFS transporter, translating into MSEAVIEKKGHPAGFWLVSTLQIFERFNYYGMRGLLMLFLTTTAIQGGLGLDTVTAATIYSTFTMSAYFAPLLGGYISDTFLGKRSTFFIGSIFIAIGTFMLFMTNTKTMLYGSLMCIVIGNGLWKPNITSIVGDFYDNNDPRKDGAYSIFYTFINIGALLAPFICGTVAEKIFAKTNGTEVISYGYKYGFLTASIGMLIGTVIYILFGKKYLGDVGKYDASKKQAKNKDLNKSEKQPLTKDEKKRVFAICALSFFVIIFWAAFEQAGSSLTMYTHDYINRNVGGFEVPTSWFQSINPFLCIVLGPIFAMWFIKLSKREKGDIPTATKMGYGLIILGIGFGLMAGAALERGNSTDIAVKANILWLFGAYTMHTVGEMFLSPVGLSMVSKLAPKQIAAIMMGVWLFATGVGNYIAGMSAAFVESWGGLQVFGLVTVITIGSGIILCLLSPIFQKIMVLDNE; encoded by the coding sequence GGTATCAACGCTTCAAATATTTGAAAGATTTAACTACTATGGTATGAGAGGTCTGTTGATGTTGTTTTTAACAACAACTGCAATTCAAGGGGGACTAGGACTTGATACTGTTACAGCGGCGACTATTTATTCTACATTTACTATGAGTGCATATTTTGCTCCACTATTAGGTGGATATATATCAGATACGTTTTTGGGAAAGAGAAGCACTTTCTTTATTGGTTCTATATTTATAGCTATTGGAACCTTCATGCTGTTTATGACTAATACAAAAACTATGTTGTATGGATCTTTAATGTGTATTGTAATTGGTAATGGTCTTTGGAAGCCTAATATAACTTCTATTGTAGGGGATTTTTATGATAATAATGACCCTAGAAAAGATGGAGCATATTCTATTTTCTATACATTTATAAATATAGGTGCTCTTTTAGCTCCTTTTATATGTGGTACAGTTGCAGAAAAAATATTTGCAAAAACAAATGGAACAGAAGTGATTAGTTATGGATATAAGTATGGATTCCTTACTGCATCTATAGGTATGTTAATTGGAACTGTAATATATATATTATTTGGTAAAAAATATCTTGGTGATGTTGGAAAATATGATGCATCTAAAAAACAAGCTAAAAATAAAGATTTAAATAAGTCAGAAAAACAACCTTTAACAAAGGATGAAAAGAAAAGAGTTTTTGCAATTTGTGCACTTTCTTTCTTTGTTATCATTTTCTGGGCTGCATTTGAGCAAGCAGGTTCCAGTTTAACTATGTATACACATGATTATATTAATAGAAATGTAGGTGGATTTGAGGTTCCAACAAGCTGGTTCCAATCTATAAATCCATTTTTATGTATAGTTTTAGGTCCTATATTTGCTATGTGGTTTATTAAGCTGTCTAAGCGTGAAAAAGGAGATATTCCTACAGCAACAAAAATGGGCTATGGATTAATTATTCTTGGTATTGGATTTGGACTTATGGCTGGGGCAGCTCTTGAGAGAGGAAATTCAACTGATATAGCAGTAAAAGCAAATATATTATGGTTATTTGGTGCATATACTATGCATACAGTTGGAGAAATGTTCTTATCTCCTGTTGGATTATCTATGGTTAGTAAGCTTGCTCCAAAGCAAATTGCCGCTATTATGATGGGGGTATGGTTATTTGCAACTGGTGTTGGTAATTATATTGCGGGTATGTCTGCAGCCTTTGTTGAATCGTGGGGAGGACTTCAAGTGTTTGGATTGGTAACAGTAATAACTATAGGTTCAGGAATTATTCTTTGCCTACTTAGTCCAATTTTCCAAAAGATTATGGTTTTAGATAACGAATAA
- a CDS encoding nitrite/sulfite reductase: MVRIPKGIINAQYDYIEKAKAYIGGEIPFEEFKHYASPMGVYAQKREGTFMVRPRIFSGIITKEKLEAVVEIAKRFSGGEIHLTTRQDIQFHGLSIEDTIEIFEVLTPLGLIGKGAGGNAIRNINCSPLSGVEVGEVFDVNEHAKKATEFILQMEGMTKLPRKYKIAISNSPKDTAFATISDLGFIAKIQDGRRGFELYGGGGLGGVPDIALKLEAFIPEEEILYHIEAMKRLFEDEGDRTNRNKARIRFIKYRLGNEAFTEKYRVYVEKVKSEKDLYIEFKSDVELDNKLGEGTNKSFEGLRDFRVINQRNKGYYSLYLHPENGDLNVGDLDKILDITDLLDYDVEFRLSNSQGIYIRNVKEKDVESFIKSISAFTKETDIENSTTCTGAKNCRIGLCNSQGLLKEINKVLEGYSIEFKSQLPKIHVSGCRNSCGWHHIGTLGFSGAAIKTESGSIPAYTVHIGGRVGSEISKLGENKGVLPARKVPRFVDRLLERFEKCEIKDFDRFIDVNETLIITLINELKTVDDIPKDIKYFDFENQKPYLSK, translated from the coding sequence ATGGTTAGAATACCGAAAGGCATAATAAATGCTCAATATGATTACATCGAAAAAGCGAAAGCCTACATAGGCGGGGAAATACCTTTTGAAGAGTTTAAGCATTATGCATCGCCTATGGGGGTATATGCTCAGAAACGCGAAGGGACATTCATGGTAAGGCCAAGGATATTTTCGGGCATCATCACTAAGGAAAAACTAGAAGCGGTTGTTGAAATAGCAAAGAGGTTCTCTGGTGGGGAAATCCATCTGACAACCCGTCAGGATATTCAGTTCCACGGATTGAGTATCGAGGATACAATTGAGATATTTGAAGTACTGACACCTCTTGGTCTCATTGGCAAAGGCGCTGGGGGGAATGCCATAAGAAATATTAACTGTTCACCTTTATCAGGAGTAGAGGTAGGAGAAGTGTTTGATGTTAACGAACATGCGAAAAAGGCAACTGAATTTATCTTGCAAATGGAGGGAATGACGAAACTTCCAAGAAAATATAAGATTGCAATCTCAAACTCACCAAAGGATACTGCTTTTGCAACAATATCCGATCTAGGTTTCATAGCTAAAATTCAAGACGGAAGAAGAGGTTTTGAATTGTATGGCGGTGGCGGTCTGGGCGGTGTTCCAGATATAGCCCTGAAGTTAGAAGCATTTATTCCAGAAGAAGAGATACTGTATCATATTGAAGCCATGAAAAGGTTGTTTGAAGACGAAGGGGACAGAACAAACAGGAATAAAGCAAGGATCAGGTTTATTAAATACCGTTTAGGTAATGAGGCCTTTACAGAAAAGTACAGGGTGTATGTAGAGAAAGTGAAGTCAGAGAAAGATCTCTATATAGAATTTAAATCGGATGTAGAGTTAGATAATAAATTAGGTGAAGGTACAAATAAAAGTTTCGAAGGACTGAGGGATTTCAGAGTAATTAATCAGAGAAACAAAGGTTATTACTCCTTATATTTGCACCCTGAAAATGGTGATTTGAATGTAGGAGATTTAGATAAAATTCTCGATATAACTGATTTGTTGGACTATGACGTGGAATTTAGATTGTCAAATTCTCAAGGAATTTATATTCGAAATGTAAAGGAGAAAGATGTAGAGAGTTTCATAAAGTCTATTTCTGCTTTTACCAAGGAAACAGATATTGAAAACTCCACGACCTGTACTGGAGCAAAAAATTGTAGAATCGGACTGTGTAATTCTCAGGGATTGCTGAAGGAAATCAATAAAGTCCTTGAAGGTTACAGTATTGAGTTTAAGAGCCAATTACCTAAAATCCATGTATCTGGTTGTAGAAATTCCTGTGGATGGCATCATATTGGTACTCTAGGTTTTTCTGGTGCGGCAATTAAAACTGAGAGTGGTTCGATTCCTGCATATACAGTTCATATAGGTGGGCGAGTAGGAAGCGAAATTTCAAAGCTGGGAGAAAACAAAGGTGTTTTACCAGCTCGAAAGGTACCTCGATTTGTTGATAGGTTGCTTGAGAGATTTGAAAAATGTGAAATTAAGGACTTTGATAGGTTTATTGATGTCAATGAAACCTTAATAATAACCCTGATTAATGAGCTTAAAACGGTAGATGACATTCCAAAAGATATAAAGTATTTTGACTTTGAAAATCAAAAACCTTATTTATCAAAATAG
- the cysQ gene encoding 3'(2'),5'-bisphosphate nucleotidase CysQ, translating to MQFKRELELAKTLAIEAGKVILEIYKTDFDVGYKEDQSPLTLADKAANDVIIPRLEEEFPGYGILSEESKDDGLRLKKDYCWIVDPLDGTKEFIKKNGEFTVNIALSYNGISILGVIYAPVLNELYYAVKDRGAFYEKDSHIEQIHVSERTEGLRALGSQSHRSHAFNELMDAKKEQVESILAVGSSLKGCMIAKGRAEIYYRFGLTSEWDTAAQQIIVEEAGGIFKQMDHSEMRYNRVNTLNEKGFYILNHTSSGLLGGLI from the coding sequence GTGCAATTTAAAAGAGAGTTGGAATTGGCCAAAACTTTGGCTATTGAAGCTGGAAAAGTGATTCTTGAAATCTATAAAACTGATTTTGATGTAGGTTACAAAGAAGATCAATCACCTCTTACCTTGGCGGATAAAGCTGCCAACGATGTGATTATTCCAAGACTAGAAGAAGAGTTTCCTGGGTATGGAATTTTATCTGAAGAATCAAAAGATGATGGATTGCGATTGAAGAAGGACTATTGCTGGATTGTCGATCCATTGGATGGCACAAAGGAGTTTATTAAGAAGAACGGTGAATTTACCGTGAATATAGCGTTATCCTATAATGGAATCTCAATATTAGGCGTTATCTACGCTCCTGTATTGAATGAGCTTTATTACGCAGTAAAGGATCGAGGTGCTTTTTATGAAAAGGATTCTCATATAGAACAAATTCATGTTTCTGAGCGTACAGAAGGTTTGAGAGCATTGGGCAGTCAATCTCACAGATCTCATGCGTTTAATGAACTTATGGATGCAAAAAAAGAGCAGGTTGAGTCTATTTTAGCAGTGGGAAGTTCTTTAAAAGGATGCATGATTGCGAAAGGTAGAGCCGAGATATATTACAGATTTGGATTGACCAGCGAATGGGATACGGCTGCTCAACAGATTATTGTTGAAGAGGCTGGAGGTATTTTCAAGCAGATGGATCATTCCGAGATGCGGTACAACAGAGTGAATACCCTTAACGAAAAGGGATTCTATATTCTAAATCACACGAGTAGTGGATTGTTAGGAGGCTTAATATGA
- a CDS encoding lipoyl synthase, with product MKRGVTMHGFAFNFNTNAHHFKLVVLCRIQAIYERSLKVLENVKKIDPSIYTKSGIMVGLGEREDEVLDLLRDLMQVGCDYLTIGQYLAPSKEHYPVVEYVHAHIFKKYKDEALSKKFIQCSRDAIPYLNRLLIILTNINDEKDKLL from the coding sequence GTGAAAAGAGGAGTAACTATGCATGGCTTTGCCTTTAATTTTAATACAAATGCACATCATTTCAAGCTTGTAGTGCTCTGTAGAATACAAGCCATATATGAAAGATCTCTAAAAGTATTAGAGAATGTGAAAAAGATAGACCCTAGTATATATACAAAATCAGGTATTATGGTAGGCTTAGGAGAAAGAGAAGATGAGGTGTTAGACTTGCTTAGAGACTTAATGCAAGTAGGATGTGATTATTTGACAATAGGTCAATATCTAGCACCAAGCAAAGAACATTATCCTGTTGTTGAATATGTTCATGCACATATATTTAAGAAGTATAAAGACGAAGCCCTTAGTAAGAAGTTCATACAATGCAGCAGAGATGCTATCCCATACTTAAATAGACTATTGATTATACTCACTAATATCAACGATGAAAAAGACAAACTTCTCTAG